The Lewinellaceae bacterium genome includes a region encoding these proteins:
- a CDS encoding NAD-dependent epimerase/dehydratase family protein — MRKKSSREKTRREFLSTSLKAGLGLSAMSTPLFARGSMVEPDISHSPWKTPHPLNILILGGTSFLGPHQIAYALQRGHSVSIFTRGKTVSSIHKEVFKQVEHLTGNRENDLEALKGRKWDAVIDNSGQKAQWTKDSAALLKDNVDVYLYTSSTGVYYPYLGSDIKEDTKLVLEIPVGITEIQSYEYEYGVMKAHSELEAQKAFGIDRTIIVRPTYMMGPGDRTDRFTFWPIRLSQGGEVMVPGKSDDPVQYIDVRDVAQWMIRLIENRTTGTFNAVGPASPKGMHAFVYGVQAAFSAPVSYTMIPDYEFLEAKGILDRIPWIMPTGDNYGSARVNNQFGITNGLSFTPLAKSARDIYDWWYSDAVSQERQHKWDETNEKAIIKAWRLRK; from the coding sequence ATGAGAAAAAAATCTTCCAGGGAAAAAACCAGACGCGAATTTTTAAGCACAAGTCTAAAAGCAGGCCTTGGCCTTTCAGCAATGAGCACCCCCTTATTTGCACGTGGAAGCATGGTAGAACCTGACATTTCCCATAGTCCATGGAAAACACCACATCCCCTCAACATCCTGATCCTGGGAGGCACCAGCTTCCTCGGACCCCACCAGATCGCTTATGCCCTGCAACGGGGCCACTCCGTTAGCATTTTCACCAGGGGAAAGACAGTGTCCTCCATCCATAAGGAAGTATTCAAACAGGTTGAGCACCTGACCGGGAACCGCGAAAATGACCTGGAAGCCCTGAAAGGCAGAAAATGGGATGCGGTGATCGACAATTCAGGGCAAAAAGCCCAATGGACCAAAGATTCCGCAGCATTACTGAAAGACAACGTTGACGTTTACCTTTATACCTCTTCCACCGGGGTGTATTATCCTTATCTCGGGTCTGACATTAAGGAAGATACCAAACTCGTGTTGGAGATTCCTGTAGGGATTACTGAAATACAATCCTATGAGTACGAATATGGTGTCATGAAGGCCCATTCCGAATTAGAAGCCCAAAAGGCCTTCGGAATAGATCGCACGATCATCGTACGTCCGACCTACATGATGGGCCCGGGGGATCGCACTGACCGGTTTACCTTCTGGCCCATAAGGCTCAGTCAGGGCGGAGAAGTTATGGTGCCCGGAAAAAGTGATGACCCGGTTCAATACATCGATGTCAGGGATGTAGCTCAATGGATGATCCGGCTGATTGAAAACCGGACTACAGGAACTTTCAATGCCGTAGGACCAGCCTCTCCTAAAGGTATGCATGCTTTTGTTTACGGAGTTCAGGCTGCTTTCAGTGCCCCCGTTTCCTATACAATGATTCCCGACTACGAATTCCTGGAGGCTAAGGGTATCCTCGACCGTATCCCGTGGATTATGCCTACTGGGGACAATTACGGTTCTGCCCGGGTAAATAATCAATTCGGCATCACCAATGGTCTCTCCTTTACTCCCCTGGCCAAAAGCGCACGGGACATCTACGACTGGTGGTATTCAGATGCCGTAAGTCAAGAACGTCAGCACAAATGGGATGAAACCAATGAGAAAGCGATTATTAAAGCATGGAGATTGCGAAAATAA